The sequence AATCAAATTACGGGCATACGATCACCGGTTGCTTGATCAATCGACCGAAGAGATCGTGTCGGCGGCGAAGCGCACGGGCGCTGGCATCAATGGGCCCATCCCGCTGCCGACGGCAATTTCGAAGTACACGGTCAACCGTTCGCCTCACGTGGACAAGAAGTCCCGGGAACAGTTCGAGGTTCGCACGCATAAGCGGCTTTTGGACATTGTGAACCCGACGGCGCAGACGGTTGATGCGTTGATGCGGTTGGATTTGCCGGCTGGGGTGGACGTCGAGATCAAGCAGTAGCGGATGCAGCAGGATGGGCGCCCGGGGTTGTATGGACCCTGACCCCTATGAGGATAGAGAGACCATGGTAAGCGCATTGCTGGGAAAGAAGCTCGGGATGACCCGGATCTTCACCGATGACGGGCACTGGGTTCCCGTAACGGTGTTGCAGGCAGGGCCGGCGACCGTCATGCAAGTAAAGACCAAGGAGCGTGACGGATATGAAGCGGCGCAGCTTGGGTTTGACGATGCCAAGACACGGCTGTTGAACAAGCCCGCGCTCGGCCATCAGGCGAAGGCCGGCGAGTCGGTCAAAAGGCAGCTGCGTGAGGTGGCCATTGCGCCTGGCGGGCAGCTGAAGCAAGGCGACGAGATCCGTGTTGACATCTTCGCTGCAGGCGATCTTGTAGACATTGCCGGTACAACGAAGGGCAAAGGTTTCGCGGGCGTTCACAAGCGTCACCATTTCAAGGGTGGGCCCGCGACGCACGGCTCGAATTTCCACCGGGCTCCGGGTTCTATCGGTCAGAGCGCGGACCCGTCCAAGGTGGTAAAGGGCAAGCGGCTGCCAGGCCGGATGGGCGGCGTACGGTGTACGGTCCAGAACCTGGAAGTCGTGAG comes from Candidatus Hydrogenedentota bacterium and encodes:
- the rpsJ gene encoding 30S ribosomal protein S10, producing the protein MAETQKIRIKLRAYDHRLLDQSTEEIVSAAKRTGAGINGPIPLPTAISKYTVNRSPHVDKKSREQFEVRTHKRLLDIVNPTAQTVDALMRLDLPAGVDVEIKQ
- the rplC gene encoding 50S ribosomal protein L3, with the protein product MVSALLGKKLGMTRIFTDDGHWVPVTVLQAGPATVMQVKTKERDGYEAAQLGFDDAKTRLLNKPALGHQAKAGESVKRQLREVAIAPGGQLKQGDEIRVDIFAAGDLVDIAGTTKGKGFAGVHKRHHFKGGPATHGSNFHRAPGSIGQSADPSKVVKGKRLPGRMGGVRCTVQNLEVVRVDLEKNLLIVRGAVPGANGAYVEIKKCLKGTK